The Sinomonas sp. P10A9 genome contains the following window.
GCCTCCTCGACCAGGCCAAGAAGACCACCGACGCGGCCAAGGGCCAGTATGGCCTCGCCGTCGCCTACAAGGACAACTTCGACCCGTGGAAGTACATCTGGGCCATGTCAGTCCAGGCGGGCAACCCGCTCGTTGACGGCAAGACGGCCAAGCTCGACGACCCGGCCGTCAAGAAGGGCTACGAGACGTACTTCGGCTGGTTGACCAACAACAAGGTCGTCAACCCCGCCTCGGTCGGGTGGAGCAACGCCCAGGCGCTCGCAGACTTCGCCGCCGGCAAGGCCGCGTTCTTCCCGATGACGACTTCGAACTCGATCCCGACGCTCGAGAAGTCGGCGCTCAAGGACAAGTACGACTACGCCCTCATGCCCGTCGCGGCGCCGGGCGACTCGTCGCCGAAGTCCGGGGCGACCCCCGCGGCGTCGATCCTCTCCGGGGACAACGTGGTCGTGGCGGATTACTCGAAGAACAAGGACCTCGCGTTCGCGTACATCAATCTCGTCACCAGCAAGGATGAGCAGCTGAACTACCAGAAGACCTTCGGTGACCTGCCCGCGAACGCCGAGGCGCTCGCGTCCCTGACCTCCGCGCCGCACATGGCACCGATCACCGACGCCGCGAAGCAGTCGTTCGCGACCCCGTTCACCGGTGCGTGGAGCGACATCCAGCTCGCCCTGCTCAACGTCACGGTCCAGAGCGTCCCGGACCTCGCCTCGGGCAACGTGTCCGACTCGGCGCTGAGCCAGCGCATCAAGGATGCGCAGACCAAGGCCCAGCAGTCCCTCGACCGGGCGAAGTGAGCTGCGGACTCGACCCCGCGTGACTGACATGAACACTGCAAGCACCCCTTCGCCGGAGACCCGGCCTGCCGCATCCGCGGCGGGCCGGGCCGCCCGGCCCGCCCCGTCCGGCACCAACAGGACCAACACGGGCAGCACCAGCACCAGCTCGGGAAGCTCCGTGCCGACCCCCACCCCGGACAAGCCGCGCCGCGGCCTGTCCGAGCGGAACCGTCCCCTGTGGATGCTCCTGCCGGGCGGACTCCTGATGACCATCGTCATCCTGATCCCGCTCCTGCTGGGCCTCTACATGTCCCTCCTGGACCTCGACCAGTACACCCTGCGCCAGTGGATCGCCTCGCCGTTCATCGCGTTCGG
Protein-coding sequences here:
- a CDS encoding ABC transporter substrate-binding protein; this encodes MRMRTSAKLAAVAAAAALALTACGSGGSSGGSSGGAVNGAGKTLNVLVNVNTLYPEQQKQWMSDIAAKFKTQTSADLKFETFTSANDELTRIQTSVVSGQGPDVYSLGTTFTPTAYATKAFVTLTDDDWKKVGGKDRFNQAALGISGPDKDHLAGVPFVSRPFVMAYNKDILKAAGIDKPATTWDGLLDQAKKTTDAAKGQYGLAVAYKDNFDPWKYIWAMSVQAGNPLVDGKTAKLDDPAVKKGYETYFGWLTNNKVVNPASVGWSNAQALADFAAGKAAFFPMTTSNSIPTLEKSALKDKYDYALMPVAAPGDSSPKSGATPAASILSGDNVVVADYSKNKDLAFAYINLVTSKDEQLNYQKTFGDLPANAEALASLTSAPHMAPITDAAKQSFATPFTGAWSDIQLALLNVTVQSVPDLASGNVSDSALSQRIKDAQTKAQQSLDRAK